Part of the Haliotis asinina isolate JCU_RB_2024 chromosome 8, JCU_Hal_asi_v2, whole genome shotgun sequence genome is shown below.
tggaTAGCTGGGGTGACTGTGatctttggttcactgtggtggaCATCTGGCGTGACTGTagtctttggttcactgtggacATCTGGCGTAACTGTggtctttggttcactgtggtggaCATCTGGAGTGACTGCagtctttggttcactgtggacATCTGGCGTAACTGTGGTCTTTTGTCCACTGCGGTGGATAGCTGGGGTGACTGTGatctttggttcactgtggtggaCATCTGGGGTGACTGTagtctttggttcactgtggtggGCAGCTGGAGTGACTGTGGTCTTTGGTTCTGTGGTGGACATCTGGCGTAACTGTggtctttggttcactgtggtggaCAGTTGGAGTGACTGCagtctttggttcactgtggtggaCAGCTGGGGTGACTGTAGTCTTTGGTTCCTGTGGACAGCTGGGGTGACTGTagtctttggttcactgtggtggGCAGCTGGAGTGACTGTggtctttggttcactgtggtggaCAGCTGGAGTGACTGCagtctttggttcactgtggacATCTGGGGTGACTGTggtctttggttcactgtggtggaCATCTGGGGTGACTGTagtctttggttcactgtggacATCTGGCGTAACTGTggtctttggttcactgtggtggaCATCTGGAGTGACTGCagtctttggttcactgtggacATCTGGCGTAACTGTGGTCTTTTGTCCACTGCGGTGGATAGCTGGGGTGACTGTGatctttggttcactgtggtggaCATCTGGAGTGACTGTggtctttggttcactgtggtggaCAGCTGGCGTGACTGTagtctttggttcactgtggacATCTGGCGTAACTGTGGTCTTTGGTTCACTGCGGTGGACAGCTGGCGTAACTGTGatctttggttcactgtggtggaCATCTGGCGTAACTGTGatctttggttcactgtggtggaCAGCTGGGGTGACTGTagtctttggttcactgtggtggGCAGCTGGAGTGACTGTagtctttggttcactgtggtggaCAGCTGGGGTGACTGCAGTCTTTGGTTCATTGTGCACAGCTGGGGTTACTGTagtctttggttcactgtggtggaCAGCTGGGGTGACTGTAGTCTTTGGTTCAGTGTGGTGGGCAGCTGGAGTGACTGTggtctttggttcactgtggtggaCAGCTGGCGTGACTGTagtctttggttcactgtggacATCTGGCGTAACTGTggtctttggttcactgtggtggaCATCTGGAGTGACTGCagtctttggttcactgtggacATCTGGCGTAACTGTGGTCTTTTGTCCACTGCGGTGGATAGCTGGGGTGACTGTGatctttggttcactgtggtggaCATCTGGGGTGACTGTggtctttggttcactgtggtggGCAGCTGGAGTGACTGTGGTCTTTGGTTCTGTGGTGGACATCTGGCGTAACTGTggtctttggttcactgtggtggaCAGCTGGAGTGACTGCagtctttggttcactgtggtggaCAGCTGGGGTGACTGTAGTCTTTGGTTCCTGTGGACAGCTGGGGTGACTGTagtctttggttcactgtggtggGCAGCTGGAGTGACTGTggtctttggttcactgtggtggaCAGCTGGAGTGACTGCagtctttggttcactgtggacATCTGGGGTGACTGTggtctttggttcactgtggtggaCATCTGGGGTGACTGTagtctttggttcactgtggacATCTGGCGCAACTGTggtctttggttcactgtggtggaCATCTGGAGTGACTGCagtctttggttcactgtggacATCTGGCGTAACTGTggtctttggttcactgtggtggaCAGCTGGAGTGACTGCagtctttggttcactgtggacAGCTGGGGTGACTGTggtctttggttcactgtggtggaTAGCTGGGGTGACTGTGatctttggttcactgtggtggaCATCTGGCGTGACTGTagtctttggttcactgtggacATCTGGCGTAACTGTggtctttggttcactgtggtggaCATCTGGAGTGACTGCagtctttggttcactgtggacATCTGGCGTAACTGTGGTCTTTTGTCCACTGCGGTGGATAGCTGGGGTGACTGTGatctttggttcactgtggtggaCATCTGGGGTGACTGTagtctttggttcactgtggtggGCAGCTGGAGTGACTGTGGTCTTTGGTTCTGTGGTGGACATCTGGCGTAACTGTggtctttggttcactgtggtggaCAGTTGGAGTGACTGCagtctttggttcactgtggtggaCAGCTGGGGTGACTGTAGTCTTTGGTTCCTGTGGACAGCTGGGGTGACTGTagtctttggttcactgtggtggGCAGCTGGAGTGACTGTggtctttggttcactgtggtggaCAGCTGGAGTGACTGCagtctttggttcactgtggacATCTGGGGTGACTGTggtctttggttcactgtggtggaCATCTGGGGTGACTGTagtctttggttcactgtggacATCTGGCGTAACTGTGGTCTTTTGTCCACTGCGGTGGATAGCTGGGGTGACTGTGatctttggttcactgtggtggaCATCTGGAGTGACTGTggtctttggttcactgtggtggaCAGCTGGCGTGACTGTagtctttggttcactgtggacATCTGGCGTAACTGTggtctttggttcactgtggtggaCATCTGGAGTGACTGCagtctttggttcactgtggacATCTGGCGTAACTGTGGTCTTTTGTCCACTGCGGTGGATAGCTGGGGTGACTGTGatctttggttcactgtggtggaCATCTGGAGTGACTGTggtctttggttcactgtggtggaCAGCTGGCGTGACTGTagtctttggttcactgtggacATCTGGCGCAACTGTggtctttggttcactgtggtggaCATCTGGAGTGACTGCagtctttggttcactgtggacATCTGGCGTAACTGTggtctttggttcactgtggtggaCAGCTGGAGTGACTGCagtctttggttcactgtggacAGCTGGGGTGACTGTggtctttggttcactgtggtggaTAGCTGGGGTGACTGTGatctttggttcactgtggtggaCATCTGGCGTGACTGTagtctttggttcactgtggacATCTGGCGTAACTGTggtctttggttcactgtggtggaCATCTGGAGTGACTGCagtctttggttcactgtggacATCTGGCGTAACTGTGGTCTTTTGTCCACTGCGGTGGATAGCTGGGGTGACTGTGatctttggttcactgtggtggaCATCTGGGGTGACTGTagtctttggttcactgtggtggGCAGCTGGAGTGACTGTGGTCTTTGGTTCTGTGGTGGACATCTGGCGTAACTGTggtctttggttcactgtggtggaCAGTTGGAGTGACTGCagtctttggttcactgtggtggaCAGCTGGGGTGACTGTAGTCTTTGGTTCCTGTGGACAGCTGGGGTGACTGTagtctttggttcactgtggtggGCAGCTGGAGTGACTGTggtctttggttcactgtggtggaCAGCTGGAGTGACTGCagtctttggttcactgtggacATCTGGGGTGACTGTggtctttggttcactgtggtggaCATCTGGGGTGACTGTagtctttggttcactgtggacATCTGGCGTAACTGTggtctttggttcactgtggtggaCATCTGGAGTGACTGCagtctttggttcactgtggacATCTGGCGTAACTGTGGTCTTTTGTCCACTGCGGTGGATAGCTGGGGTGACTGTGatctttggttcactgtggtggaCATCTGGAGTGACTGTggtctttggttcactgtggtggaCAGCTGGCGTGACTGTagtctttggttcactgtggacATCTGGCGTAACTGTggtctttggttcactgtggtggaCAGCTGGAGTGACTGCagtctttggttcactgtggacAGCTGGGGTGACTGTggtctttggttcactgtggtggaTAGCTGGGGTGACTGTGatctttggttcactgtggtggaCATCTGGGGTGACTGTagtctttggttcactgtggacATCTGGCGTAACTGTggtctttggttcactgtggtggaCATCTGGAGTGACTGCagtctttggttcactgtggacATCTGGCGTAACTGTGGTCTTTTGTCCACTGCGGTGGATAGCTGGGGTGACTGTGatctttggttcactgtggtggaCATCTGGGGTGACTGTagtctttggttcactgtggtggGCAGCTTGAGTGACTGTGGTCTTTGGTTCTGTGGTGGACATCTGGCGTAACTGTggtctttggttcactgtggtggaCAGTTGGAGTGACTGCagtctttggttcactgtggtggaCATCTGGGGTGAGTGTAGTCTTTGGTTCCTGTGGACAGCTGGGGTGACTGTAGTCTTTGGTTCACTTTGGTGGACATCTGGAGTGACTGCagtctttggttcactgtggtggGCAGCTGGAGTGACTGTggtctttggttcactgtggtggaCATCTGGAGTGACTGCAGTCTTTGGTTCACAGTGGACATCTGGCGTAACTGTggtctttggttcactgtggtggaCAGCTGGAGTGACTGCagtctttggttcactgtggacATCTGGCGTAACTGTGttctttggttcactgtggtggaCAGCTGGGGTGACTGCagtctttggttcactgtggtggGCAGCTGGAGTGACTGTggtctttggttcactgtggtggaCAGCTGGAGTGACTGTggtctttggttcactgtggtggGCAGCTGGAGTGACTGCagtctttggttcactgtggtggaCATCTGGAGTGACTGCagtctttggttcactgtggacAGCTGGGGTGACTGTagtctttggttcactgtggtggGCAGCTGGAGTGACTGTggtctttggttcactgtggtggaCATCTGGAGTGACTGCagtctttggttcactgtggtggaCAGCTGGAGTGACTGCagtctttggttcactgtggacAGCTGGGGTGACTGTagtctttggttcactgtggtggaCAGCTGGGCTGACTGTAGTCTTTGGTTCACTATAACGTGAGCGTGAGTCTCGTTGCAGATTCAGCGTATCGAACAAGTGAGGTTAGGTTCACTGCAGCGAGAAACTGACATGTACGTCGTTCATTATTTGCTGTGGAACTTGAATGATGTGCTTGGTTCATTAATACGCATACATGATGTGCTTGGTTTATTATGGAGTGCGAATgtagttttggttttggtttttgaCGTGCGTTAATGCTGTGCTTGGATCACTGTGAGTCTTGAATTTAGTGCTTAGTTTATTTTGGCGTTTGAATATATTTCCTTGGTTCATTGTGGTTTAAGACAGGAGTTATTGTTGCGTTAACATCGCCGTTTGTTCGGTAAAGAAGACCAGCATGCAGTGGTGAGGGTGTTGCAGTGACAGTTCATGTGACATCTCTGCCAAGTGTTGTGGGTGTTATTATGGGTGTCCCAGTGACCAGATGTTGTCCTGTCCATGTCCTTTTCCCCGGACTTTTCCATCTTGAACCCCCACACTTACCCTGTTACAACTGAAGCAATGTGTCGTGGGCACATTAGGTCTGATTGTCCATTAGATCGATTTTAAACAGTGCCGTGGCCATTCTCTTACCGCTGTCGACCTTGCATTGATAAGCTGGGTATCTACctctgttgtacaaaacaaccttcgtgctaagactaccttaagtctgtgtCAAGGTATGGGAATAGTTAGAGTGAACCtaacgctaagatcgctttCTACAGCGGCACCCTGGTGTAATGAAAAATGGCGGATTCCACTGGCGTTTTAGGCGTTATTTATCATTATTCTCTTTCTCAGCAATTTGAGTGTTGCAAAGATGATGACTAGctatttatttacatatggCACGACAACTGTACATTTTGTCTTCTAAATCCCATAACATGATACAGTGGGAAACGATAATGTTATATGAGTGCAACTGGTTCACAGTACCATAGAACAACATAATGTCAAATAGGGAGTCCTGTGTAATGTATGGAATTCCGCTGTACACTTCCATGACGGTTCACAACTATATATCGTGAACCACAACTGACAACTGTGGCCATAACTTTAACCGCGTCGTTATCACATGTGGGGCAGGGTGGTACAAACATCATTCACCCGAATTATACTCCTCGAGACTCTTTTTAGACACGAGTGGTTTTTTCTCTATATTGCACCATACAAAGGGGACTGGTACAATGTATGTTCTGGGCGTCACATAGAAAGACGTCACCATTAGACATCAAAATGATTTACTGTCAACTCATTACTTTCTACACTGATAATCTTTTGTACACGATGTTAGAGGGATTTATACTCGTTTTGTTGCAGTCTCATTGGCTGTTCAGGAAAAATATCTCTTCAGTAGACACCAGGGTCGTCTTAAGAGAATAAGAGGGTGCTGATAGTGATATTGTGAGTATGCTGTAGCAGATATAAACATTGCTAGATGGGTATGCTGTAGCAGATATAAACACTGCTAGACGGGTATGTTGTAGCAGATATAAACATTGTTAGATGGGTATTCTGTAGCAGATATAAACATTGTTAGATGGGTATGCTGTAGCAGATATAAACACTGCTAAACGGGTATGCTTTAGCAGATATAAACATTGTTAAATGGATATTCTGTAGCAGATATAAACATTGTTAGATGGGTATGCTGTAGCAGATATAAACAGTGTTAGATGGGTATGCTGTAGCAGATATAAACATTGTTAGATGGGTATGCTGTAGCAGATATAAACACTGCTAGACGGGTATGCTTTAGCAGATATAAACATTGTTAAATGGATATTCTGTAGCAGATATAAACATTGTTAGATGGGTATGCTGTAGCAGATATAAACAGTGTTAGATGGGTATGCTGTAGCAGATATAAACACTGCTAGACGGGTATGCTGTAGCAGATATAAACATTGTTAAATGGATATTCTGTAGCAGATATAAACATTGTTAGATGGGTATGCTGTAGCAGATATAAACAGTGTTAGATGGGTATGCTGTAGCAGATATAAACACTGCTAGACGGGTATGCTTTAGCAGATATAAACATTGTTAAATGGATATTCTGTAGCAGATATAAACATTGTTAGATGGGTATGCTGTAGCAGATATAAACAGGGTGAGACGGGTATGTTGTAGCAGATATAAACACTGCTAGACGGGTATGCTTTAGCAGATATAAACATTGCTAGATGGGTATTCTGTAGCAGATATAAACATTGTTAGATGGGTATGCTGTAGCAGATATAAACACTGCTAGACGGGTATGCTTTAGCAGATATAAACATTGTTAAATGGATATTCTGTAGCAGATATAAACATTGTTAGATGGGGATTCTGTAGCAGATATAGACAGTGTTAGACGGGTATGGTGTAGCAGATATAAACATTGTTAGATGGGTATGTTGTAGCAGATATAAACATTGTTAGATGCGTATGCTGTAGCGGATATAAACATTGCTAGACGGGTATGCTGTAGCAGATATAAACAGGGTTAGACGGGTATTCTGTAGCAGATATAAACATTGCTAGACGGATATGCTGTGGCAGATATAAACATTGTTAAATGGATATTCTGTAGCAGATATAAACATTGTTAGATGGGTATTCTGTAGCAGATATAAACATTGTTAGATGGGTATGCTGTGGCAGATATAAACATTGTTAGACTGAATCCTACTGAAAGTATCACCCTCAGATAGGTACATAGTGTCATACATATTAAGACGTGTTTTTGTTATTGCACATGCCGTCGTTTTCACACACCAGTCCAGACAGCAAATCACATACACACTGACGCTATTTCGTAGCTTAACTGTTCTTCATGCCAGAGTGTAGGAATGAATTGCAGCCTTTTTGCTCTACAATATCACAGGGGCCCAGTGATGTGTTGCCCTGCGAATGTGTCCTGCAGTCGCGTATCGATGGACTCACTTTGAGTGAGCTCCTGTGATCAATCCAAGGTCAGTCGACACAATTCTGGTGTTCGTGATTTTCCTCAAagcaaatacagtggaagccctgTAGACATCAACTATATATGTTACTTTGTAGATTATCTTCAAATATCATTACGCGCATGATCCCACTAACTCACTGCTTTATCACATGATCCCTCGACAAGTCACATTGTCAGCCTTTCCGCTAAGTATTAGAGTCAGTTTCCAGATGGTCAAAAGGTCTTTGTGACGGAGATTGTGGAGCACACACGACGGACATAGCATAACTGACTGAGTTTGCAGCAAGCTGAGTGATGAGAAATGTCCGACAGGTGCACGGGAATGACGCGTGCCGAGGGTTCCGGTGACGCTTAGTAACCGTGAGATATGCCGAGACTACACAAGACATCATCACAACCCTTTGAATCCTCCCTCAGAAATGTACATCAATTCCCACTCTCATTTCTACTGTCAACAAAGTTAT
Proteins encoded:
- the LOC137295279 gene encoding mucin-2-like; the encoded protein is MVTQDSREVMMIKSIDTLTTVLKQTSQRYTNKSQFSRVQREERVGGGGIIGRNSESQRGLTHLCFRRILEPKTTVSPAVHHSEPKTTVTPAVHSEPKTAVTPAVHHSEPKTAVTPDVHHSEPKTTVTPAAHHSEPKTTVTPAVHSEPKTAVTPDVHHSEPKTAVTPAAHHSEPKTTVTPAVHHSEPKTTVTPAAHHSEPKTAVTPAVHHSEPKNTVTPDVHSEPKTAVTPAVHHSEPKTTVTPDVHCEPKTAVTPDVHHSEPKTTVTPAAHHSEPKTAVTPDVHQSEPKTTVTPAVHRNQRLHSPQMSTTVNQRLQSLQLSTTVNQRPQLRQMSTTEPKTTVTQAAHHSEPKTTVTPDVHHSEPKITVTPAIHRSGQKTTVTPDVHSEPKTAVTPDVHHSEPKTTVTPDVHSEPKTTVTPDVHHSEPKITVTPAIHHSEPKTTVTPAVHSEPKTAVTPAVHHSEPKTTVTPDVHSEPKTTVTPAVHHSEPKTTVTPDVHHSEPKITVTPAIHRSGQKTTVTPDVHSEPKTAVTPDVHHSEPKTTVTPDVHSEPKTTVTPDVHHSEPKTTVTPDVHSEPKTAVTPAVHHSEPKTTVTPAAHHSEPKTTVTPAVHRNQRLQSPQLSTTVNQRLQSLQLSTTVNQRPQLRQMSTTEPKTTVTPAAHHSEPKTTVTPDVHHSEPKITVTPAIHRSGQKTTVTPDVHSEPKTAVTPDVHHSEPKTTVTPDVHSEPKTTVTPDVHHSEPKITVTPAIHHSEPKTTVTPAVHSEPKTAVTPAVHHSEPKTTVTPDVHSEPKTAVTPDVHHSEPKTTVAPDVHSEPKTTVTPAVHHSEPKTTVTPDVHHSEPKITVTPAIHRSGQKTTVTPDVHSEPKTAVTPDVHHSEPKTTVTPDVHSEPKTTVTPAVHHSEPKTTVTPDVHHSEPKITVTPAIHRSGQKTTVTPDVHSEPKTTVTPDVHHSEPKTTVTPDVHSEPKTAVTPAVHHSEPKTTVTPAAHHSEPKTTVTPAVHRNQRLQSPQLSTTVNQRLQSLQLSTTVNQRPQLRQMSTTEPKTTVTPAAHHSEPKTTVTPDVHHSEPKITVTPAIHRSGQKTTVTPDVHSEPKTAVTPDVHHSEPKTTVTPDVHSEPKTTVTPDVHHSEPKITVTPAIHHSEPKTTVTPAVHSEPKTAVTPAVHHSEPKTTVTPDVHSEPKTAVTPDVHHSEPKTTVAPDVHSEPKTTVTPDVHHSEPKTTVTPDVHSEPKTAVTPAVHHSEPKTTVTPAAHHSEPKTTVTPAVHRNQRLQSPQLSTTVNQRLQSLQLSTTVNQRPQLRQMSTTEPKTTVTPAAHHSEPKTTVTPDVHHSEPKITVTPAIHRSGQKTTVTPDVHSEPKTAVTPDVHHSEPKTTVTPDVHSEPKTTVTPAVHHSEPKTTVTPAAHHTEPKTTVTPAVHHSEPKTTVTPAVHNEPKTAVTPAVHHSEPKTTVTPAAHHSEPKTTVTPAVHHSEPKITVTPDVHHSEPKITVTPAVHRSEPKTTVTPDVHSEPKTTVTPAVHHSEPKTTVTPDVHHSEPKITVTPAIHRSGQKTTVTPDVHSEPKTAVTPDVHHSEPKTTVTPDVHSEPKTTVTPDVHHSEPKTTVTPDVHSEPKTAVTPAVHHSEPKTTVTPAAHHSEPKTTVTPAVHRNQRLQSPQLSTTVNQRLQSLQLSTTVNQRPQLRQMSTTEPKTTVTPAAHHSEPKTTVTPDVHHSEPKITVTPAIHRSGQKTTVTPDVHSEPKTAVTPDVHHSEPKTTVTPDVHSEPKTTVTPDVHHSEPKITVTPAIHHSEPKTTVTPAVHSEPKTAVTPAVHHSEPKTTVTPDVHSEPKTAVTPDVHHSEPKTTVAPDVHSEPKTTVTPDVHHSEPKTTVTPDVHSEPKTAVTPAVHHSEPKTTVTPAAHHSEPKTTVTPAVHRNQRLQSPQLSTTVNQRLQSLQLSTTVNQRPQLRQMSTTEPKTTVTPAAHHSEPKTTVTPDVHHSEPKITVTPAIHRSGQKTTVTPDVHSEPKTAVTPDVHHSEPKTTVTPDVHSEPKTTVTPAVHHSEPKTTVTPAAHHTEPKTTVTPAVHHSEPKTTVTPAVHNEPKTAVTPAVHHSEPKTTVTPAAHHSEPKTTVTPAVHHSEPKITVTPDVHHSEPKITVTPAVHRSEPKTTVTPAAHRSEPKTTVTPAIHHSEPKTTVTPDVHHSELKITVTPANHHSEPKTTVTPDVHHSEPKTTVTPAVHSEPKTAVTPAIHHSEPKTTVTPAAHRSEPKTTVTPDVHHSEPKITVTPVVQHSSPQDHIHTNSAPLWSKDHIHACHAPQCTKGHIHARCPPQ